A segment of the Brevibacterium zhoupengii genome:
TCGACGCCTTCGAGAACAACGACATCGAGGCCGCACGCCGTGTCCTGCGCGCCCACAGCGAGCATTCCCGCGCCACCATGAGCAAGGTGGTCCCGCATGAGGTCTGAGCCGCTCATCGACCAAGGGCTGCTGGCCGGCAAGCTCGTCCTCATCACCGGAGCCGCCCAGGGCATCGGGCGCGAGACGGCTCTGCTCGCCGCCGCGCAGGGGGCGGATCTGATCCTCTCCGACCGATCGGACCTCGTGGAGGATACGGAAGCGGAGGCGAAGGACATCGCCGATGCACGCGGACGCAGCCTCACCTCGGCGACGGTGTTGGGCGATCTTGAGACCTGGGAGGGCGCGGAACACGTCGTCACTGAGGGAGCGAAGAAGCTGCGCTTCCCCGACGTGGCCATCAACGCCGTCGGCGGGACGATCTGGGCCAAGCCCTTTGAACTCTACGAACCGGAGAAGATCGAAGCCGAGATCCGCCGCTCCCTGTTCCCGACGCTGTGGATGTGCCGGGCGCTGCTTCCCGAGATGAAGTCACGGGGGACAGGTACCATTGTCAACGTGTCGTCGATCGCGACGCGCGGCATCAACCGGGTCCCGTACTCCGCCGCGAAGGGCGGGGTCAACGCGCTCACCGCATCGCTGGCTATGGAGGCCGCCGAGGCGGGCGTGCGGATCGTAGCCACCGCACCCGGCGGCACCGAAGCACCAGAACGCCGGATCCCCAGGGGTCCGGGCGCCCAGACCGAGGAGGAACAAGGATGGTTCCGCGAAGTCGTGACGCAGACGACCGAATCCAGCCTGTTCAAGCGCTACGGAACCCTGGCCGAGCAGGCCTGGCCCATCGTCTTCCTCGCCTCGGACGCGGCGTCCTACGTCAACGGGTCCGTCCTGCCCATCGGTGGCGGTGATCAGGGATAGACCAACCACAAGCAGGCCCGGAACAACGCGATCTGCTCCCCGGTCCGGCACAGGCGCTGCGCGCCGTACTGGGTCTGTGGGAGACCATCGACGACGGCGGTCGGATCGTCGTCCTGGAGGGCGGCGCAGGCTCTGGCAAGTCCAGTGTTCTGCGCGCCGTCCAGGACGAGACCGACGCATTCTGTGAGGTCCTCGCCGGAGCCGAATGGAGCCGTGAGGTGCCCTATGCGCTGATCGGACAGCTGCGCACCCGGGACCCCATCTGGCAGTCCGTCGACGGTGAATGCGCGGCCAGCGACCGGGTGCAGATCGCGGAATCTCTGCTTGAGGAACTGCTGACGGAGGATGAGGAGAAGCGCATCGTCATCCTCGATGATGTTCACCTCGCCGACCCCGAGAGCCTGCAGATCTTCAGTCAGCTGGCCCGGCGTCTGCGCGCGACCCGGGTCCTCCTCCTCATTGCCGTCGACCCATCCACCGCCGCCGAGGTCGACGCCGATTTTCTGCGCATGACGACCAGTCCCGTATCCGAACGGGTCACGATCCCCGCCTTCGGTCGCGACGATGCCCTCGAGCTGGCACGCGCCCACGGGATCTACGACATCGGCGAACACGGTGCCTCCGTGCTCGTGACCGAGAGCTCCGGGCGCCTGCGCACCGCTCTGGAGATCCTCGACCTGCTGCCCGATCGGCAGTGGCCCACCGATCCGGCCGACCTGCCGCTGCCGCTCAGCGTGGTCCGCGAAGTCCTCGACCCGATTGAGGCCACCGAATCCGCAGAGGTCAGGGATGTCGCCTCCGCTCTGGCGATCCTCGGCGGACCCCAGGACCTGCACCGCCTTGCATGCGTGGCCGGTCTGGCCGAACCCGGCAGCGCCGTGGACCTCGGAGTCGCCCAAGGGATCTTCGTCGAAAGGAACTCGGCCGGCCGGCTGACCTTGGGCCTGAAACGACCAATGTCGGCACGGGTGATCAATGCCGACATCGCAGCCTCCACTCGACGTCTCCTCCACGAAAGAGCCGCGGAGTCCGCTCCACGCGAGGATGAGCGTCTCGTTCATCTTGCCGCGGCCTCAGCCGGCACCGACGAGGTGCTCGCCAAACGCTTGGCCGAATCCGCGGTCGTGGCCGAACGCTACGGGCGCTGGGCCGACGCCGCCGAGCTGCATTTCGGTGCGGCCAGAGTCCTCGCGCCCTCCCCAGCCCGTGATGATGAGCTGCTGGCCGGCATCGATGCACTGGCCAGCGCCGGTCGAGTCATCGAGGTCCTGCCGTGGATCGACATCGGCAAGAGCATCGCACCCTCGACATTGCGCGAGACGGTGCTGGCCAATGTTGCCATCCACCGCGGCCAGGCCGCGCAGGCCGACGACCTGCTCTCAAGGGCGGAGGCCGCCCCGACCGATGATGACGGTCTGATGGCCCAGATTGCCCTGCGCCGCACACTTGATTCGCTGGTGCGCTGGGACGGGCCGAAGGTCCGCGAATGGGCGAACCGGGCGATGTCCCTTGGACATTCGGACGCACCTGCCAACGTCGAATCCCATGCGATGCGCGCCCTGGGATTTGCAGCTCAGGGCAAGATCGTGGAGGCCGTAGAAGACCTCGATGACCTGGGTGATCGTCACCTCACCGGGGCCCAGAACCAACGGGTGCGACTCTGCATCGGCTGGGTGTCGATGCTGGCCGGTGACCTGCGGAAGGCGGTGCGAGAATTCGAGGCGGCCGTTCCCACCCAGCACGAACGCGGGTCCCTGCGGATCTCGCTGTGGGCCCATGGCTGGTTGGCTCGTGTCCAATACCTCCTCGGCGAATGGAATGAGGGCCTGCGCACGGCAGAGATCGGTCTGCGAAAGGCCGACGACGCCAACATCACGCTCGTGGCACCGTTGCTGAACTGGACCGCGGCCGAAATCAAACTCTGGCGCGGCCATCC
Coding sequences within it:
- a CDS encoding 1,6-dihydroxycyclohexa-2,4-diene-1-carboxylate dehydrogenase, whose product is MRSEPLIDQGLLAGKLVLITGAAQGIGRETALLAAAQGADLILSDRSDLVEDTEAEAKDIADARGRSLTSATVLGDLETWEGAEHVVTEGAKKLRFPDVAINAVGGTIWAKPFELYEPEKIEAEIRRSLFPTLWMCRALLPEMKSRGTGTIVNVSSIATRGINRVPYSAAKGGVNALTASLAMEAAEAGVRIVATAPGGTEAPERRIPRGPGAQTEEEQGWFREVVTQTTESSLFKRYGTLAEQAWPIVFLASDAASYVNGSVLPIGGGDQG
- a CDS encoding helix-turn-helix transcriptional regulator, with protein sequence MRAVLGLWETIDDGGRIVVLEGGAGSGKSSVLRAVQDETDAFCEVLAGAEWSREVPYALIGQLRTRDPIWQSVDGECAASDRVQIAESLLEELLTEDEEKRIVILDDVHLADPESLQIFSQLARRLRATRVLLLIAVDPSTAAEVDADFLRMTTSPVSERVTIPAFGRDDALELARAHGIYDIGEHGASVLVTESSGRLRTALEILDLLPDRQWPTDPADLPLPLSVVREVLDPIEATESAEVRDVASALAILGGPQDLHRLACVAGLAEPGSAVDLGVAQGIFVERNSAGRLTLGLKRPMSARVINADIAASTRRLLHERAAESAPREDERLVHLAAASAGTDEVLAKRLAESAVVAERYGRWADAAELHFGAARVLAPSPARDDELLAGIDALASAGRVIEVLPWIDIGKSIAPSTLRETVLANVAIHRGQAAQADDLLSRAEAAPTDDDGLMAQIALRRTLDSLVRWDGPKVREWANRAMSLGHSDAPANVESHAMRALGFAAQGKIVEAVEDLDDLGDRHLTGAQNQRVRLCIGWVSMLAGDLRKAVREFEAAVPTQHERGSLRISLWAHGWLARVQYLLGEWNEGLRTAEIGLRKADDANITLVAPLLNWTAAEIKLWRGHPVDEVMRRADSGAILSDYLAMQVPARMVRAVAADVRGDHDGRAAALRALLDVDPWTQERNSFWPWATEFVDALIILGHSDQARQMATDFVANTHESRSHVRALAAVASARISQDSGDIPAAQESFSQALKLFTDGQQDTAAARVLLSRGQMLRRANRRRDAVESLVRAREFYEGVGATVLVKRCDQELRATGMSWRGMSESETTRTSAKNSTDSGGYVPLTPQEMSVADLVVQGMTNAEVSRKLFIAEKTVQYHLTHIYGKFGIRSRTELAAVHLSGDVPPV